Proteins from one Algicella marina genomic window:
- a CDS encoding sensor histidine kinase codes for MLTWNGLAAVCLAYAIFLFAIAFWAERRAAAGRLGWIRSPTVYTLSLSVYCTGWTFYGAVGSAARNGLEFVTIYTGPSLVFFAWWALLRKLVRIGQTQRITSIADLISSRYGKSATLGVIVTLLAVIATTPYIALQLQSLTLSISVLTATPTTETSDAVRLTAFWLALGLAIFAILFGTRSIDANERHHGVVTAIAVEAVIKLVAVLAVGIFVVWGLKAMPDSSELSTYAHLEDTVFTPRWVTLTFLSATAVICLPRMFQVLVVENSDERHLATAAWAFPGYLFLISLFVLPIALSGSALLPEGANPDLFVLTVPLSQGQDALALLAFLGGFSAATSMVIVSAIALSTMISNHIAVPIWLKMNRERIQTSGDVRSMVLTSRRVSIALILLLGYVYFLVTGGSGALASIGLIAFAGIAQIFPSLIGGVYWRGANRAGAITGICTGFTVWAYTLFLPSFEGEFVLTRSMIENGIFGIEILRPQALFRLDFEDPLVHSVYWSITLNTLAFVLVSLFTSGRPLEQVQGAAFVDIFAQGPASLVTGRSATSEDLFTLAQRILGTVTAHSLFTSVAAAQGKANGLPDADDALIAQVERVLSGSVGSASAHAMVSQITQGGQISVDQLIEMADETAQIVEYSHRLERQSTELEETAAELRKANTRLREISAQKDAFLSQVSHELRTPMTSIRSFAEILRSGTDLTQDDASRFLGIIHEESQRLTRLLDEILDLSFLESGRARLDISPVCLRDVVETAAASSEGLRHGAGVRLTVLPENMETQVQADFDRLAQVIINLISNAVKYGVSEQPEIQISAENQADTIFIHIRDNGPGIRDDDHSRVFEKFARLDEMTLAGSAGLGLPISREIMRNLGGELDLVPSDGGAHFRLTLRPAKGAVIRRQLPAS; via the coding sequence GTGCTCACGTGGAACGGGCTGGCGGCCGTCTGCCTCGCCTACGCGATCTTCCTGTTCGCCATCGCTTTCTGGGCGGAACGCCGTGCGGCGGCGGGGCGGCTTGGCTGGATCCGCTCTCCGACAGTCTATACCTTGTCACTCTCCGTCTATTGCACCGGCTGGACATTCTATGGTGCTGTAGGCTCCGCAGCACGCAACGGTCTGGAATTTGTAACGATCTACACCGGGCCGTCGCTCGTCTTCTTCGCGTGGTGGGCCCTTCTTCGCAAACTCGTGCGCATCGGCCAGACGCAGCGGATCACATCCATCGCCGATCTCATCTCCTCCCGCTACGGGAAAAGCGCGACACTCGGCGTTATCGTCACCCTGCTCGCGGTGATCGCAACAACGCCGTATATCGCCCTTCAGCTTCAATCACTTACCCTGTCCATCTCGGTCTTGACGGCCACCCCGACAACGGAAACGAGCGACGCCGTGCGCCTGACGGCCTTCTGGCTGGCCCTCGGCCTTGCCATCTTCGCCATCCTGTTCGGAACCCGCAGCATCGACGCCAACGAACGGCACCACGGGGTCGTGACCGCTATCGCCGTGGAAGCGGTGATCAAACTCGTCGCGGTACTTGCGGTCGGCATTTTTGTCGTTTGGGGCCTGAAAGCGATGCCTGACAGCAGTGAACTGTCTACGTACGCACACTTGGAAGACACTGTGTTCACGCCACGCTGGGTGACCCTGACCTTCCTTTCTGCAACCGCAGTGATCTGCCTTCCGCGCATGTTTCAGGTGCTGGTGGTCGAGAACAGTGACGAGCGGCATCTGGCTACGGCTGCATGGGCGTTTCCAGGCTACCTGTTCCTGATTTCTCTCTTCGTCCTGCCCATCGCCCTCTCGGGCTCGGCCCTTTTGCCGGAAGGGGCCAACCCGGATCTCTTCGTGCTGACCGTACCACTCTCTCAGGGACAGGACGCATTGGCGCTGCTGGCCTTTCTCGGTGGCTTTTCGGCAGCGACATCCATGGTTATCGTCTCGGCCATCGCTCTCAGCACAATGATATCTAACCACATCGCGGTGCCGATCTGGTTGAAAATGAACCGTGAACGCATCCAGACATCGGGCGACGTACGCAGCATGGTACTCACCAGCCGCCGCGTCTCGATCGCGTTGATCCTGTTGCTCGGATACGTCTACTTCCTCGTCACGGGCGGAAGCGGTGCCCTTGCGTCCATCGGCCTGATCGCCTTCGCCGGGATCGCACAGATCTTTCCCAGCCTGATCGGCGGGGTCTACTGGCGTGGCGCCAACCGTGCCGGTGCCATAACCGGCATCTGCACCGGCTTCACGGTGTGGGCCTACACGCTCTTCCTGCCCAGTTTCGAAGGCGAGTTCGTCCTGACAAGAAGCATGATCGAAAACGGTATTTTTGGCATCGAGATCCTGCGGCCGCAAGCGCTGTTCCGGCTCGATTTCGAAGATCCACTCGTGCACTCCGTCTACTGGTCGATAACGCTCAATACACTTGCCTTCGTCCTCGTGTCGCTCTTCACGAGCGGACGGCCGCTGGAACAGGTACAGGGGGCTGCTTTCGTTGACATATTTGCGCAGGGGCCGGCCAGTTTGGTTACCGGGCGCTCCGCCACTTCCGAGGACCTCTTCACGCTGGCGCAAAGGATTCTCGGCACTGTCACGGCACACTCCCTCTTCACCAGCGTCGCGGCCGCGCAGGGCAAGGCCAATGGTCTGCCCGATGCCGATGATGCCCTTATAGCTCAGGTGGAACGGGTGCTTTCCGGCTCCGTCGGCTCCGCCTCCGCCCATGCCATGGTCAGCCAGATCACCCAGGGCGGTCAAATTTCGGTCGACCAACTGATTGAAATGGCGGACGAAACCGCCCAGATCGTGGAATATTCTCACAGGCTGGAGCGGCAGTCCACGGAACTGGAGGAAACAGCGGCGGAACTGCGCAAGGCCAATACCCGCTTGCGGGAAATCAGTGCCCAGAAGGATGCCTTTCTTTCGCAAGTGAGTCACGAGTTGCGCACGCCGATGACCTCAATCCGCTCGTTCGCCGAAATCCTGCGCAGCGGCACGGATCTGACCCAAGACGATGCCAGCCGTTTTCTCGGCATCATTCATGAGGAAAGCCAGCGACTTACGCGGCTTCTGGACGAAATCCTCGATCTGAGTTTCCTGGAGAGTGGCCGCGCGCGGCTGGATATCTCCCCGGTATGCCTGCGCGATGTCGTCGAAACAGCCGCCGCAAGCTCCGAAGGGCTGCGCCACGGTGCCGGCGTCCGGCTGACCGTCCTGCCGGAGAACATGGAAACGCAGGTGCAGGCGGATTTCGATCGACTGGCACAAGTGATCATCAACCTGATTTCCAATGCCGTAAAATATGGGGTCAGCGAACAGCCGGAAATACAGATTTCTGCAGAAAATCAGGCGGATACGATCTTCATTCACATCCGCGACAACGGCCCGGGCATCCGAGATGACGACCATTCTCGCGTGTTCGAGAAGTTCGCGAGGCTCGACGAGATGACGCTGGCGGGTTCGGCTGGTCTGGGGCTGCCGATCAGCCGCGAAATCATGCGCAATCTCGGGGGAGAACTGGACCTTGTGCCCTCAGACGGCGGTGCGCATTTCCGACTGACCCTGCGGCCAGCCAAAGGCGCCGTGATCAGGAGGCAGTTGCCCGCCTCCTGA
- a CDS encoding SDR family NAD(P)-dependent oxidoreductase — protein MHILITGANRGIGKALAEASLARGWRVTGTVRTPAQVADVAATGANVIVCDMDRPGDIAAAFAGLPPLDILINNAGVIGPERQSPTDMDYGGFADTLRVNTIAPLAVSLACLPAMAKGGKILAVSSQMAYMGYRKSDRIAYRASKSALNKVMQGLATELEPHAVAVALLDPGWVRTDMGGDDADEDVAVVADGILQVAEKLTLKDTGLFFRFSGQQRPF, from the coding sequence ATGCACATCTTGATTACCGGGGCCAATCGCGGGATCGGCAAGGCGTTGGCCGAGGCCTCACTTGCAAGAGGCTGGCGGGTCACGGGTACTGTGCGCACACCGGCACAGGTGGCGGATGTGGCGGCAACCGGCGCGAACGTCATTGTCTGCGACATGGACCGGCCGGGCGATATCGCCGCGGCTTTCGCCGGCCTGCCGCCGCTCGATATCCTGATCAACAACGCCGGTGTGATCGGACCGGAACGGCAGAGTCCGACCGACATGGATTATGGCGGCTTCGCCGACACGCTGCGCGTCAATACCATCGCACCACTGGCGGTGTCGCTGGCCTGTCTGCCGGCGATGGCCAAGGGCGGCAAGATCCTCGCCGTGTCTTCGCAGATGGCCTACATGGGTTATCGCAAATCCGACCGGATCGCCTACCGCGCCTCCAAGTCGGCGCTCAACAAGGTTATGCAGGGACTGGCGACCGAACTGGAGCCGCATGCAGTCGCCGTGGCGCTGCTCGATCCCGGCTGGGTGCGGACAGACATGGGTGGCGATGACGCCGATGAGGATGTGGCAGTGGTGGCGGATGGCATACTGCAGGTCGCGGAAAAGCTGACGCTGAAAGACACGGGCCTGTTCTTCCGCTTTTCCGGACAGCAACGGCCCTTCTGA
- a CDS encoding DUF1045 domain-containing protein → MHTRYAIYYTPSGRLADFGASWLGWDVRTGTAVAHPPLDLPLAEMTATPRKYGLHATLKPPFRLAPGETMDTLASHLETACKAMAPAGTEGLALTRLGGFLALTPTGDTTALDALAAEIVRRFDGFRAPSTEAELARRRQAKLTAEQDRNLTLWGYPYVMESFRFHITLSRRLTQAEAEQVEPVLRDAITPLLPTPFFLDHLTLAGERPDGMFEELARLPLAG, encoded by the coding sequence ATGCATACCCGATACGCGATCTACTACACCCCCTCCGGCAGGCTGGCTGATTTCGGTGCCTCGTGGCTGGGCTGGGATGTCCGGACGGGCACGGCCGTTGCACATCCTCCGCTGGATCTGCCGCTGGCGGAGATGACGGCCACTCCGCGCAAATATGGCCTGCACGCCACGCTGAAACCTCCCTTCCGGCTGGCGCCGGGCGAGACAATGGATACGCTGGCCAGTCACCTTGAAACCGCTTGCAAGGCCATGGCCCCGGCAGGGACGGAAGGTCTCGCCCTCACCCGTCTGGGCGGATTCCTGGCTCTCACCCCAACCGGCGACACCACCGCACTCGATGCGCTGGCGGCCGAGATCGTCCGCCGGTTCGACGGCTTTCGCGCCCCGTCGACCGAAGCAGAACTTGCCCGCCGCCGGCAGGCGAAACTGACAGCGGAACAGGACCGCAATCTGACACTCTGGGGCTATCCCTACGTGATGGAAAGTTTCCGCTTCCACATCACACTCAGCCGCCGGTTGACGCAGGCGGAGGCGGAACAGGTCGAGCCAGTCCTGCGCGACGCCATTACCCCGCTGTTGCCGACCCCCTTCTTCCTTGACCACCTGACCCTCGCCGGGGAACGCCCCGACGGCATGTTCGAGGAACTGGCCCGCCTCCCGTTGGCGGGCTGA
- a CDS encoding metal ABC transporter solute-binding protein, Zn/Mn family — translation MDVSTRRDFLASGLALGAAALPVRALAADGLTVVSTTGMIGDTARVIGGERVSARALMGPGVDPHSYRQTRSDIVAMARADLVLWHGLGLEAQMVEFFAKLGETRNVRAVADGLPRDVLLEHPTYAGKADPHVWMDPFIWAEVADAVAAALIDADPEGEAEYLARAGAFGTELAALGAYGEEIVASVPEESRVLVTAHDAFGYFGRRYGFEVLGIQGISTESEAGLNRISELVDVLVDRQIGAVFVETSVSDRNMRALVEGAAARGHEVAIGGSLFSDAMGAPGTYEGSYVGMIDHNVTTIAAALGGRVPDGGMQGRLSGEG, via the coding sequence ATGGACGTATCGACACGCAGAGACTTCCTTGCATCCGGCCTCGCGCTGGGGGCCGCAGCCTTGCCGGTAAGGGCTTTGGCAGCGGACGGGCTGACTGTCGTGTCTACCACCGGCATGATCGGCGATACCGCCCGGGTGATCGGCGGCGAACGGGTTTCGGCGCGGGCACTGATGGGGCCGGGTGTCGACCCGCATTCCTATCGCCAGACGCGCAGCGACATCGTGGCAATGGCGCGGGCCGACCTGGTGCTGTGGCACGGGTTGGGGCTGGAGGCGCAGATGGTGGAATTCTTCGCCAAGCTGGGCGAGACGCGGAATGTGCGGGCCGTGGCGGACGGATTGCCGCGGGACGTGCTGCTGGAGCACCCGACATATGCCGGCAAGGCCGATCCGCATGTGTGGATGGACCCGTTCATCTGGGCCGAGGTGGCCGATGCCGTCGCCGCTGCGTTGATCGACGCCGATCCGGAGGGCGAGGCCGAATACCTGGCGCGTGCCGGGGCGTTCGGCACCGAACTGGCGGCGCTGGGTGCCTATGGTGAGGAGATCGTGGCTTCCGTCCCCGAGGAAAGCCGTGTGCTGGTGACTGCGCATGACGCCTTCGGCTATTTCGGGCGGCGTTACGGCTTCGAGGTGCTGGGCATTCAGGGGATTTCCACCGAGAGCGAGGCGGGACTGAACCGCATCTCGGAACTGGTGGATGTGCTGGTGGACCGGCAGATCGGTGCGGTTTTCGTCGAGACCTCAGTCAGTGATCGCAACATGCGGGCCCTGGTGGAGGGTGCGGCTGCGCGGGGGCACGAGGTGGCCATCGGCGGATCGTTGTTTTCCGACGCGATGGGCGCGCCGGGGACTTACGAGGGGAGCTATGTGGGCATGATCGACCACAACGTCACCACCATTGCCGCCGCCCTTGGCGGGCGCGTGCCTGATGGCGGCATGCAGGGGCGGCTGAGTGGCGAGGGCTGA
- a CDS encoding metal ABC transporter ATP-binding protein: MTVALVGADGGTDGALTVRGMTVSYGGKAAVFDVDATFPAGQMAGIVGPNGAGKSTLLKAALGIVPRVSGTVEVFGQPLEAARARIAYVPQRASIDWDFPARVIDVVTMGLYRQLGLLGRIGAQHRAKARAALERVGMEAFASRQIGQLSGGQQQRVFLARALAQEAELYLLDEPFAGVDAATERAIIAVLKDLQHEGRTVVAVHHDLATVTRYFDHVLLLNTRKVAEGPVEETFTPEMLNRTYGGRLATAQVDQLQLSGA; this comes from the coding sequence ATGACAGTGGCGCTGGTGGGCGCGGACGGCGGGACGGACGGGGCCCTGACCGTGCGGGGCATGACCGTGAGCTATGGCGGCAAGGCCGCGGTGTTCGATGTCGACGCGACCTTTCCAGCCGGGCAGATGGCCGGGATCGTGGGGCCGAACGGCGCCGGCAAATCAACGTTGCTGAAGGCGGCGCTGGGGATCGTTCCGCGGGTTTCGGGTACGGTGGAAGTGTTTGGGCAGCCGTTGGAGGCGGCGCGTGCGCGCATCGCCTATGTGCCGCAGCGGGCATCCATCGACTGGGATTTTCCCGCGCGGGTGATCGACGTGGTGACGATGGGGCTCTACCGGCAACTGGGCTTGCTGGGCCGGATCGGTGCGCAACACCGGGCGAAGGCGCGGGCGGCGCTGGAGCGGGTGGGAATGGAAGCCTTCGCCTCCCGGCAGATAGGCCAGCTTTCCGGCGGACAGCAACAGCGGGTATTCCTGGCGCGGGCGCTGGCGCAGGAGGCGGAGCTGTATCTGCTGGACGAGCCCTTCGCCGGGGTCGATGCGGCGACGGAGCGGGCGATCATCGCAGTGCTGAAGGATCTGCAGCACGAGGGACGCACGGTTGTGGCGGTGCATCACGACCTTGCCACCGTGACGCGCTACTTCGACCACGTGCTGCTGCTGAACACCCGCAAGGTCGCCGAGGGGCCGGTGGAAGAGACGTTCACGCCGGAGATGCTGAACCGGACATATGGCGGGCGGCTGGCGACGGCGCAGGTCGATCAGCTTCAGCTTTCGGGAGCCTGA
- a CDS encoding aspartate-semialdehyde dehydrogenase, protein MGYRIAVAGATGNVGREMLNILAERQFPIEEIAALASRRSKGTECSFGDETLTCQDIETFDFSGWDMALFAIGSDATKTYAPRAAKAGCIVIDNSSLYRYEPDIPLIVPEVNPDAVEGVHKRNIIANPNCSTAQMVVALKPLHDRATIKRVVVSTYQSVSGAGKEGMDELWNQTKGLYVPGQEVDPSKFTKQIAFNVIPHIDVFMDDGSTKEEWKMVAETKKIVDKAIKVTATCVRVPVFVGHSEAINIEFEDFLDEDEARDILREAPGVLVVDKREDGGYTTPVECVGDYATFISRIRQDSTIENGLNLWCVSDNLRKGAALNAVQIAELVGRRILQKG, encoded by the coding sequence GTGGGTTATCGTATCGCCGTAGCCGGTGCCACGGGCAACGTGGGCCGCGAAATGCTGAACATTCTGGCAGAACGCCAGTTCCCGATAGAGGAGATCGCGGCCCTTGCAAGCCGCCGTTCCAAGGGCACGGAATGCAGCTTTGGCGACGAGACACTTACGTGCCAGGATATTGAAACCTTTGACTTTTCTGGCTGGGATATGGCCCTGTTCGCCATTGGCTCAGATGCCACGAAAACCTATGCGCCCCGTGCCGCGAAAGCCGGATGCATCGTCATCGACAACTCGTCGCTCTATCGTTATGAGCCCGATATTCCGCTGATCGTTCCGGAAGTGAACCCCGACGCGGTGGAAGGCGTGCATAAGCGAAACATCATCGCCAACCCCAACTGCTCTACCGCGCAGATGGTCGTCGCCCTGAAACCCCTCCACGACCGCGCCACGATCAAGCGCGTCGTCGTGTCCACCTACCAGTCCGTATCCGGTGCCGGTAAGGAGGGGATGGACGAATTGTGGAACCAGACCAAGGGGTTGTATGTGCCCGGGCAAGAAGTCGACCCGTCGAAATTCACCAAACAGATCGCCTTCAACGTGATCCCGCACATCGATGTTTTCATGGATGATGGCAGCACCAAGGAAGAGTGGAAGATGGTCGCCGAGACCAAGAAGATAGTCGACAAGGCGATCAAGGTCACGGCCACCTGCGTCCGCGTTCCGGTCTTCGTCGGCCACTCGGAAGCGATCAACATCGAGTTCGAGGACTTCCTCGATGAAGACGAGGCCCGCGATATTCTCCGCGAGGCGCCGGGCGTGCTTGTCGTCGATAAGCGCGAGGACGGCGGCTACACTACGCCGGTGGAATGCGTCGGTGATTATGCCACGTTTATCAGCAGGATACGGCAGGACTCGACCATTGAGAACGGCCTCAACCTGTGGTGCGTCAGCGACAACCTGCGCAAGGGTGCGGCTTTGAACGCGGTACAGATCGCCGAACTCGTCGGCCGTCGCATACTGCAAAAAGGCTGA
- a CDS encoding metal ABC transporter permease gives MEALPAFLSALTLQAGYNATLVAIGAGLLGIAAGSVGAFLFLRKRALVSDAVAHATLPGVGLAFIAMVALGGDGRNLAGLLAGSAVSAGLGLLAVEWITARTRLAEDAAIGAVLSVFFGFGVVLLTIIQTMTSGRQAGLESFLLGSTAGMLYADALIIAVGGALAVAAVLTLRRPLTLVAFDAGYAETLGLSARRMDLGLMLLVMAVVVIGLKIVGLILIVAMLIIPAVTARFWTERAEIVVALAAMLGGISAYVGAALSAAAPAVPTGPVIVLVAAFMFTLSLLFAPGRGVLAALWRRQRFQRRVHLRQGLLALAREERILEPLTLRVLRRAGLIRADGVATDAGRARAARTLRDEARWDMALLQFNDEMVAGRYDGLTPIEEVLTGDEIAEIDRRLARPGVVA, from the coding sequence ATGGAGGCGCTGCCGGCCTTTCTGAGCGCGTTGACGTTGCAGGCGGGTTACAACGCCACGCTGGTGGCCATCGGCGCGGGACTGCTGGGCATCGCCGCCGGGTCTGTCGGCGCGTTCCTGTTCCTGCGCAAGCGGGCGCTGGTATCCGATGCCGTTGCCCACGCCACCCTGCCCGGCGTCGGCCTGGCGTTCATCGCCATGGTGGCGCTGGGCGGCGATGGCCGCAACCTCGCCGGGTTGCTGGCGGGCTCCGCCGTCTCTGCCGGACTGGGGCTGCTGGCAGTGGAATGGATCACGGCACGGACACGGCTGGCGGAGGACGCGGCTATCGGGGCGGTGCTGTCTGTCTTCTTCGGGTTCGGGGTGGTGCTGCTGACCATTATCCAGACAATGACATCGGGGCGGCAGGCAGGGCTGGAGAGCTTCCTCCTCGGCTCCACAGCCGGGATGCTGTATGCCGATGCGCTGATCATCGCAGTGGGCGGGGCCCTGGCGGTGGCAGCGGTACTGACGCTGCGGCGGCCGCTGACCCTGGTGGCGTTCGACGCCGGATACGCCGAAACGCTGGGGCTGAGCGCGCGGCGCATGGACCTCGGACTGATGTTGCTGGTGATGGCGGTGGTGGTCATCGGGCTGAAGATCGTCGGGCTGATCCTGATCGTGGCCATGCTGATCATCCCGGCGGTAACGGCCCGTTTCTGGACGGAAAGGGCGGAAATCGTCGTGGCACTGGCGGCGATGCTCGGCGGCATCTCTGCCTATGTGGGGGCGGCCTTGTCCGCCGCTGCGCCGGCGGTGCCGACAGGGCCGGTGATCGTTCTAGTGGCGGCCTTCATGTTCACTCTGTCACTGCTGTTCGCGCCGGGGCGCGGTGTTCTGGCGGCACTCTGGCGACGGCAGCGGTTCCAGCGGCGGGTGCATCTGCGGCAGGGGCTGCTGGCATTGGCGCGGGAGGAACGCATACTCGAGCCGCTGACGCTACGGGTGCTGCGGCGGGCGGGGCTGATCCGGGCCGACGGCGTGGCGACCGATGCCGGTCGGGCACGGGCGGCGCGGACCCTGCGAGATGAGGCGCGGTGGGACATGGCGCTGTTGCAGTTCAATGACGAGATGGTCGCGGGGCGCTATGACGGGCTGACGCCGATCGAGGAAGTGCTGACCGGCGACGAGATCGCCGAGATCGACCGCAGGCTGGCGCGGCCGGGAGTGGTTGCATGA
- a CDS encoding response regulator transcription factor, translated as MNRRVLIVEDEPNIASALEFLLGHAGFDVELEADGANAISRISKSRADLVILDVMLPNRSGFDILRDMRAGAFQSLPVLMLTAKGQSQDRKTAEELGVTAFMTKPFSNAAVIETVRKLVEA; from the coding sequence GTGAACAGGCGGGTTCTTATTGTCGAGGACGAACCCAATATCGCGAGTGCATTGGAGTTTCTTCTGGGGCACGCCGGCTTCGACGTTGAATTGGAGGCAGATGGTGCCAATGCTATCAGCCGAATTTCAAAAAGCCGCGCCGATCTGGTTATCCTGGACGTCATGCTGCCAAATCGCTCCGGCTTCGACATCCTTCGCGACATGCGCGCGGGCGCTTTCCAGAGCCTCCCAGTCCTGATGCTGACCGCGAAGGGCCAGTCGCAGGACAGAAAGACGGCGGAAGAACTTGGCGTCACTGCCTTCATGACCAAGCCTTTCTCGAACGCGGCTGTCATTGAGACCGTCCGCAAGCTGGTTGAGGCGTAA
- a CDS encoding Fur family transcriptional regulator, with product MTDIEKRAQEMEEALRADGVRLTRQRSALLQVLAESGDHPDANELHRRAQAVDESVSLATVYRTLTVLEDQGVIHRHAFEGGGARFEAADMPHHDHLIDVETGDVVEFRSDKIEQLQAEIAREYGYELVHHKLELYCRKTSGNGS from the coding sequence ATGACCGATATCGAAAAACGCGCACAGGAAATGGAAGAGGCTCTCCGCGCCGACGGTGTCCGCCTCACCCGCCAGCGCTCTGCGCTGCTGCAGGTGCTGGCAGAGTCGGGCGACCATCCGGATGCCAACGAACTGCATCGCCGAGCGCAGGCCGTAGATGAAAGCGTGTCGCTGGCCACGGTTTATCGCACGCTGACGGTGCTGGAAGATCAGGGCGTGATCCATCGCCACGCCTTCGAAGGCGGCGGTGCCCGCTTCGAGGCTGCGGACATGCCCCACCACGACCACCTGATCGATGTCGAAACCGGCGATGTCGTCGAGTTCCGCTCCGACAAGATAGAGCAGTTGCAGGCCGAGATCGCCCGCGAGTACGGCTATGAACTCGTCCACCACAAACTTGAACTCTACTGCCGGAAAACATCCGGCAATGGGTCATGA
- a CDS encoding metal ABC transporter permease, protein MIEAVGLGPDFVTFSLTPILIGVLAAVACALPGNFLILRRQALIGDAISHVVLPGIVVAFLVTGQVTTWPMMLGAAGAALLSVGIITAIRRLGRIEAGAAMGVTFTTLFAAGVLLLEQSDTSSVHLDVEHALYGSLESLIWLSGMGWGSLLDAAALADLPPELLRMAVVAAAISVIVAVFWRPLKISTFDEGFARVLGLPVGLIDLGIITLAAVAAVAAFDAVGSIIVIAMFICPPAAARLMTNRLERQVGWSLVFATLSAVVGYVLAGYGPGWFGAELSVSAAGMIATVSGVILVLACLFAPQRRRSGEAREA, encoded by the coding sequence ATGATCGAGGCAGTCGGGCTCGGCCCTGATTTCGTGACCTTCAGCCTGACGCCGATCCTGATCGGGGTGCTGGCGGCGGTGGCCTGTGCCCTGCCCGGCAACTTCCTGATCCTGCGGCGGCAGGCGCTGATCGGCGATGCCATCAGCCATGTGGTGCTGCCGGGGATCGTTGTGGCGTTTCTGGTGACGGGACAAGTGACGACATGGCCGATGATGCTGGGCGCGGCGGGCGCGGCACTGCTGTCGGTGGGCATCATCACGGCAATCCGGCGGCTGGGCCGGATCGAGGCGGGCGCGGCCATGGGCGTGACGTTCACGACGCTGTTCGCCGCCGGGGTGCTGCTGCTGGAACAGAGTGACACCAGCAGTGTGCATCTGGACGTGGAACATGCACTGTATGGCAGTCTCGAAAGCCTGATCTGGCTGTCGGGCATGGGCTGGGGCTCGCTGCTGGACGCGGCGGCGCTGGCGGACCTGCCACCGGAACTGCTGCGTATGGCGGTGGTTGCGGCGGCAATCTCCGTCATCGTGGCGGTGTTCTGGCGTCCACTCAAGATTTCCACCTTTGACGAGGGATTCGCCCGGGTTCTTGGCCTGCCGGTGGGGCTGATCGACCTCGGGATCATCACGCTGGCGGCGGTGGCGGCGGTAGCGGCCTTTGATGCTGTAGGCTCCATCATCGTCATCGCGATGTTCATCTGCCCGCCGGCCGCCGCGCGGCTGATGACCAACCGGCTGGAGCGGCAGGTGGGCTGGAGCCTCGTCTTCGCCACGCTGTCCGCGGTGGTGGGATACGTGCTGGCGGGTTACGGGCCGGGTTGGTTCGGGGCGGAGTTGTCCGTCAGTGCCGCCGGCATGATAGCCACGGTATCGGGCGTGATCCTCGTGCTGGCCTGCCTGTTCGCGCCGCAACGGCGGCGTTCTGGCGAGGCGCGGGAGGCATGA
- a CDS encoding winged helix-turn-helix domain-containing protein — protein MTARLRIRLVFGDGTMLGPGKADLLAAIAETGSIAAAGRAMGMSYKRAWQLVETLNGSFAEPLVTRSRGGTTGGGAALTDTGRLVLDAYRRMEAGAAAGAEGEVAALEALRMSKRD, from the coding sequence ATGACGGCACGGCTGCGCATCCGGTTGGTGTTCGGCGACGGCACGATGCTGGGGCCGGGCAAGGCGGACCTGCTGGCCGCCATTGCCGAGACCGGCTCCATCGCCGCTGCCGGGCGAGCGATGGGGATGAGCTACAAGCGGGCGTGGCAACTGGTGGAGACACTGAACGGCAGTTTCGCCGAGCCGCTGGTGACCCGCAGCCGGGGCGGCACCACCGGTGGCGGTGCGGCGCTGACGGACACCGGACGGCTGGTGCTGGACGCCTATCGGCGGATGGAAGCCGGGGCGGCGGCCGGCGCGGAAGGCGAAGTTGCGGCGCTGGAGGCCCTGCGGATGTCGAAGCGGGATTAA